In a genomic window of Penaeus vannamei isolate JL-2024 chromosome 10, ASM4276789v1, whole genome shotgun sequence:
- the LOC138862843 gene encoding uncharacterized protein, whose translation MALVNTYSKKEEHRITHKNGGRAIQVDYLLCWRPNLREIGDCKKWDTQWDEERKVEYKRQKKIYKAYEELYDRLDSKEGERDLCRLAEQRHRAGKDIQVRVMKDKKGNILISEESVLKRWKFSETQRRSEVVEIVNRDIEHINKEKGEMAIGILLRMFNKIMEGVKMPIARKKGVLEPIFKNKCEEIITEA comes from the exons ATGGCTTTGGTGAATACTTATTCCAAGAAGGAAGAACATAGAATAACGCATAAAAATGGGGGAAGAGCCATACAAGTGGACTATCTCCTTTGCTGGAGACCCAATCTGAGAGAGATTGGAGACTGCAaa AAGTGGGATACCCAgtgggatgaggaaaggaaagtggaatacaagaggcaaaaaaaaatctacaaggcATATGAGGAGTTGTACGATCGTTTGGActcgaaggaaggagaaagagacctATGTCGTCTCGCTGAACAGAGGCACCGGGCTGGGAAAGACATACAAGTTAGAGTgatgaaagataaaaagggaaacatACTAATCAGTGAGGAGAGTGTTTTGAAAAGATGGAAGTTTTCTGAAACACAAAGAAGGTCGGAGGTGGTAGAGATTGTGAATAGGGATATagaacacataaacaaagaaaag ggagaaatggcgataggaatCTTATTAAGAATGTTTAACAAGATCATGGAAGGCGTAAAGATGCCCATTGCGCGGAAGAAAGGTGTACTAGAACCGATTTTCAAGAACAAATGCGAGGAAATTATTACAGAGGCATAA